AGCGACCGGGCTAAAAATAACTACAGCCGCAACCGGGATAACGCAGATCCCTCAAAGATAGGAGAAGATCCTCCTCGActaacgatcaacatgattttcagtAGGAACGAGATTAATGGTATAACATTTTTAGCAACAAAAAAGACAAAGGTATCGGTGACTCATAACAAGAGACTCCGGAAAGTCGTCGAGGACGATATCACCTTCACAAAGGAGGACGCCAATGAACTTCTACTACCGCACAacgatgccctggtaatttctcttaatgttttagattttaaaattaaacgtgttttggtgaACCCAGGAAGCTCAGCCAATACcattcaatggagagtgctggaaCGAGCCAAGCTAACTAGAAGCATCATTCCAGCCACAAAGCTCCTCGTCGGGTTCAACTTAGCAAGTATGACAACCCGAGGGGAGATCCTGTTGCCCACAAATGCCGA
This sequence is a window from Nicotiana tomentosiformis chromosome 5, ASM39032v3, whole genome shotgun sequence. Protein-coding genes within it:
- the LOC138892686 gene encoding uncharacterized protein; protein product: MIFSRNEINGITFLATKKTKVSVTHNKRLRKVVEDDITFTKEDANELLLPHNDALVISLNVLDFKIKRVLVNPGSSANTIQWRVLERAKLTRSIIPATKLLVGFNLASMTTRGEILLPTNAEGVMKTTLFEVVDGDMGYNIILGRPWLHEMKVVPSTYHQLLKFPTLEGIKQIRGEQLAAREMNVISISNSKRKEHVA